The genomic segment CTTGGACTAAGGAACCAGCTGCTTTCTCCAGAAGAACTTGTGAAGCTGGTACTCAACGAGAGATATACACAGCAGTTGCCGGGTGGCGTTACTTTACGGCGTTCTTATATTGCCACAGAACCTCGCATAGAACTGGTTAATGCTATCTCACTGGCAGAGCGACTCTTAGCTGTGGGTTGCTTCACCGAGATCATCAACTGGCAAAAGCGGGTATTCATTCCGGTTTCAGACAAAGCCCCAGCTATTCTAGCGGCTGTGATTGAAATCTTGGGATGATTCCCAACCTCAAAGACCCAGGTATTTAATCTGGGTCTTTTTTTCTCTCAAAAACTTACTTAAGATAGATTATTATTCATACTTAAGTTACTTGTAAAAAGTGCTAATGTTAAAAAAATTTCCAGAAGGTCTATAACTAGGCTTGATCTGTTAGTTTCACTTGAAACGTATTTATACTTATTCTCATTATGAGAACGGCTACTTTACTAATATTCAGCAAACGCGACTGCACATTAAAATGACTACCACCAAGATTCATTCAGTTGTCTGTATTCACTCTCGTGTTTTAGTCGTATTCTACACCCCAGGTACATGCTGGCAGTTTCGGATTATTAGCCCCGATGGAACAGTGTTTGGCGACTATCCGATTTACTATAGTGCTGAAGCAGCAGCAAAAGCTGGGCGTGATTCGATTTATCAAAAACGGTAAAGCCGTTAATTTATTCAGTGGCAACTGTTGGGAAGTTCAATGGAGCAGGCCATTGGTTGCGGCTTTGATCAGGGGCAATCGCATTCTTTTACAGTGAAGCACGTTGCCATACATATAGCCCTTCTCAGACAGGAGACGCTCCGAGAATGGGCATTACGAAGGTAGGTATTGGTGCAGCGATCGCGCTTTTTTTACATCTGCAATTCAACACTCCGTTCCCCCTACCGTTGCCCCACGCTGCCTTGAGAACTGCGATGGCTGCGCCAACGCGCCTGGGCAAACGCTACAGCTTTGCAATGATTGGATTGCTTGACCACTAGCAATTCATTTATGGTGCTACTTTTTCTTTGAACAGCTTCCCAGGAGAAAATGCAGGAACTTTGGTAGCTGGGATAGTCATTGGCTCATTCGTTAGGTACAGCGATCGAGTTAAGATCATTGACTGTTTGAGACGGAAGTTGCAAATCTGCGGCTTTGAGATTCTCGCGCAGATGCTCAACCGATGACGTTCCCGGAATCAGCAGGATGTTAGGCGCTCGTTGAAGCAGCCATGCTAGCGCGACCTGCATTGGTGTCGCCTGAAGAGAGCTTGCAGCGGCATCGAGCTTGGACGATTGCAACGGCGTGAATCCACCGAGGGGAAAGAACGGTACATACGCCACACCGCGCTGTGCGAGGTCGTCGATCAAGGCATCATCTTCGCGATGCGCTAAGTTGTACTGGTTCTGGACACACACAATCTCAGTCATCGCCTGAGCTTCCTCGAACTGTCGGGGAGTAATGTTGCTCAGTCCGATATGGCGGATGAGTCCCTGACGCTTCAAGTCAACTAGGGTGGTCAGTGGTTCTGCGATCGGCCCTTCGGACGGTGCTTGAGTACCTCCAACTCTGAGATTGACAATATCTAGCGCCTCAAGACCAAGATTTTGCAGGTTATCGTGAACGGCGGTGATCAGCTCTTGCCGCGAGAAAGCAGGTTGCCACGACTTATCCGCCGGACGACGCGCCCCTACCTTAGTGACAATCACCAAATTCTCAGGATAGGGGTGAAGCGCCTGACGAATAATTTGATTGGTGATGTGCGGACCATAGAAATCGCTAGTATCAATGTGATTGACACCGAGGGCGATCGCCTCACGGAGAACCGCAATGGCGGCATCCACGTCATGGGGCGGCCCAAACACTCCTGGCCCCGCGAGTTGCATTGCACCGTAACCCAGACGATTGAGAGCGATCGACGTGTTTGGCAGCGTGAAGCTGCCCCCTAGATTGGTTTGCTGAATCATATTGCTATTTCCTTCGAGTGCTAATTAGTTTTAGTAAAAAGAGTGAAGCCTATTCGATGTCAAAAGGAGGATTATTTCAGGCTGTATTTTCAGTACTCACAAAGATGCTGGTTGAGTCATGCTCACACTCTTATTGGCCGTTCACACGCAACACGATCTTGCCCAGATAATGCTGTTTCATCGCTGATTGCGCCTGCGCCGCCGCTTCGAGTGGAAACGTCTGCGCGATGTGAACTTGAAACTGGTCGATGCCGATCAATCGGTTGAGTTGATCGAACAACATCGGGTCAGCATTTGCCTTCTTGAGTTCCACACCGTCGGGCGCTTTGGGTTCGGGCATTATGCCGTTAGGAAAAGCAATGATTCCGCCCTGGCGCACCAAACTCAGCGTAGATTGAACGTTGTCACTGCCCACTAGCACCAACGCGGCATCGAAGCCATCGGGCGCAAATGCGCGGGCGCGTTGCCCAACGTCGTCGCCGTGTCCGTCCACCGCTTCATCAGCACCCAACTGCTTGACCAACTCCACACCGTCTGCGCCCGATGCAATGGCGAAAACGCTCGCGCCCATCCGCTTGGCGAGTTGCAGCGCGACGTGACCGACGCCACCGCTCGCGCCCCACAGGATCAATTTGGTTCCATCGCCCGTCAAGAGCGCCTTCAAATTACTTAGCGCCGTCAAACCAGCAATGGGCAATCCGCCTGCCATTAGCATATCAAGGCCATCGGGTATCGGCGCGACCGTTTTTTCGGAGACGACGACGTATTCTGCATAGCTACCGCCCTTGTCGTTCATAAAACTTTGGGCATAAACGCGATCGCCAACGGCGAAACGCTCGACACCATCGCCGACAGCAGTGATCGTGCCTGCACATTCGCCGCCCAGCACACGCGGAAAGTGAACTTCGTTATACACCAGTTCACCTTCACGCTCCATCACGTCCCAGACACCAACTCCGGCGACCTCAACGCGAATCAAAACTTCGCCCGTATCTACCGTAGGTACGGGTAAGGTGTGCAAAGTCAGCTTATCAAATCCGCCGAACTTGTCAACAGCCATTGCTTTCATCGGTTGGGAAGTGGTTTGCATTTCTTAGGTTCTCCGAATCGAACGCTTCTTTGATCGCTACAAGTTCAGCATAAGTTTGAAAAGCTTTTCTTGAAATACACAAACCTCGCTGATGATTGCCTAATTCTCCAAAGCAATCGTTTTAAGTGGTTCTATAATTGTCAAGAGTAAGGCATTGAGCGATCAAGTTCATAGCATGATTAAAATTTCTAATTCTGACGTGATTGCGAATCAGTACCAAGAACTCGCGACCTTGCTAATCAGGCACACCAAGGGTAATGGTTTGCATTCAACTGCGATCAATCAATTGAGCTTTGGGCGCTCCGATGCGATGTCTTCGGCAACCTACAGTGTTGATGAACCCCGCTTCACCCTGATCGTTCAAGGCAAGAAAGAAATGTTGCTGGGTGAGGAAACATATCCATACCACGCAGGGCAATATCAAGTCCTTTCGGTTGCTCTACCGATCAGTGGATGTGTGGTTGAGGCAACACCTGACAAGCCGTGTTTAATGCTGAAGTTGAGCTTAGACTTAGTGCAACTGTGTGATTTGGTTGCCCAGATGGGTTTTAGTTCAGCCAAGCAAGAGAACTCTGTCCGAGGTCTATGGGTTAGCAACGCCGATGCTACGTTGATGGAGTGTGTCCTTCGCCTAGTCAAGCTCTTAGAAACACCGCAAGACATCCCGATACTAGCACCGGTGATGCTGCGTGAACTCTATTACCGTCTGCTTGTCGGGGAACAAAGTAAAGCCGTGCGCCAAATTGCCACATCCGGCAGCAGTATGCAGCGCATTGCGTCAGCCATCCAACTGATCAAGGCGGAGTTTAACCAATCACTGCGGATCGAGGATTTAGCAAACCGGGTCAAGATGTCTGCTTCGTCGTTTCACCAGCATTTTAAGCAAGTGACCTCGATGAGTCCGATGCAATATCAAAAGCAGCTAAGACTGTTGGAAGCACGACGCCTAATGCTAACTGAAGATTTTGATGCAATTGCTACTGCTCACCAAGTGGGATATGAAAGTCCCTCACAGTTCAGCCGTGAATATTCTCGAATGTTTGGTGCGCCGCCAATTCAGGACATTCAACGTTTACGTACAGCATAACCCTGTTTTGTCACTCTAAGAAAATAAAAATCAGAGCCGAATTTTCAACTGTATAGCCAACGGTGTACTCGCTATCCCACATTATATTCGTGCATCTAATTACTAAAACAGTGACAATTAGTTAGCAGAGGGTAGCGACCAATCTTTAATTTTGTTTTAGTACTTTTTCAATTTCTATTAATTTGTGACGTAAGACTTCCTGTAATTCTGTTAATTCAGCAGGGTTAGCTTGCTTGAGCAACTCTAAAGAGAGTTGTTGCAAACGATTAGATGCTTGGGATACTGCTTTTTTCTTAGTATTTTTGGTTACTGCTAGCTTAGACTCAGATGCTATCACTTCAGCTACTAATTTTCGAGTAGCAACAACAGACAACTTTTCTACTATTACTTTGTGCGTAGTCTCTTCCCTAATAGATTTTGCTTTTTGTTCACTCAATCCCAAATTTTTTGCGGAAAGTTTTTGTAGAGCCAATGCATGAACACCTTTAAGTCCTGCTCTTATAGCAAGTTTTAGGTCTTCTGCTAAAGATAGCATCGGAAAAATATTGGCATCGATAGAAGCAGGATTTAGCTGTAAATCTAACAGTAGGCTTAAGATTGCTCGTTCTGAGTCGCTTAAATCTAACGACTCTAGTTCTTGTTCTTGTTTTTTTGCATCTGCTGTTATTAAGTCCACCAGCGATGTTATACGTTTTTGACTATTCAAACGTCGTATTACTGTTGAAAGAATACGCGGAATATCTTGAAGTTCTAATCCAATAATTGTAGACAATTCACGCGCGATCGCCTCGGCTTTATCCAAAGGATTAAGGTCTTCTCGATGTAGAGAAGTTAGTAGTGCTTTACGATGTAAACCAGTCGGTTCTGGAATAATAACTGCTTCTAAGGTTTGCCAACCTAAAGCTTTAGCACTGCGCCAGCGTCGCTCTCCGTCAAATATTAATAGATGATTCTCTCTTTGAATCAGAATAACTGGTTGTAACTGTCCATCACTAGCTAAAGAGCGAGACATAGATTCAAGACTTTCAGTTAAAAATGTTTGTCTAGGTTGTTCTATATTTGGCTCTATTTGCTCGATAGGAATTGACAAAATACCTATTTGTGACTGAAGTTGTGTTCGCAACTCTTCCAATTGTCTTTCCAACTCGCCAGAATTTTTGTCACGAAGTTCTTCAATCTCTGCTCTTAATTGCTGTATTTCTTGCTCTGCTTCAGATAATTGCTGAGATTGCTTCGCACCTGAAAAATAATTTGTAAGATTAGTAGTGTTACGAGCGCACATAATTATTTTGTCTTTTTAGTTGTCTTAGGTTTTCCAATTAAAGTCACAAGATGAGAAGTAGTTTCTTTAAAATCATCCTTAGCAGGATGACTAGGACGGTAAATATGCAATGGTAAACCTTGACCACTGGCATTGACAAATTCTGCGCTATCACGGATTGCTGGAAATGCTCGAATCTTCATGTGTTGCAACTGTTCAGGTAATCCTGCAAGCATCTGTCTATGAGTACTTCTGCGAACATCATATTGATTGGGAACAAATCCTAAAATTTCTGGAGTTGGGTTTAAACGCAAGTATTTGCAATGATAGTAGTACCATTCCAATAAATGTGCTGCTCCTTGAATTGATTTTGGTTCTAGCTGTACGGGGATAATAATATGTGTACAAGCGGCTAGAGCCATTAAAGGTAAAGGGCCAAGGGTAGCTGGGCAATCAAAAATAACTACATCGTGTACTAGTGGATAATCTGTTAAACAGTCGGCTAAAAGGTAGGCTCCTCTTTTATGTAGCACAAGTTCATCTGCTGTTTGGGTTAATACCATTCCCCCTTGGCATACGACAACATTATTGGTGTACTGCCTCCAGCAAGGAGTTAATGGCCAAACACCGTCAAATTTATCTTTGAGAACTCCTGCTAAAGTCTGTTCTGGTTCTGGTGGATTCAAACCACAGAATAATGTTAATGAGCCTTGTGGGTCGAGGTCTAGTAGGGCTACATTGTACTTGCGTTTTGCTAGGTCGTAAGCTAAATGAACTGAAAGTGTAGTCTTACCACTGCCTCCAGCGTTGCTAATCACAGCTAGTCGAATTTGCATGGCTTCACTTTGAGTGCTATTTCCGAATCATATATTATGACGTTGAGATCATATATCAATATATGATCCAAATAATTACTTGTCTTTCTTATTGTGTCTTCCATTTAAGATAGTTTATTAAAGAAGGTTTTATGGCAGGCATCATGAAATCTACCAAACGACCACCCAAACCACAACAACCAAAGCTCAAACACCCAAGTTCAAAACCAGAACACATCCCCGCCACTAATCAGTCAGAGGGAGAGTCACTAAATGTAACTGATGAGCCAATAGAGTTGACCGAAGATGCACAGGAGGCGATTAACATTACTCTTCTCAGCGATCGCAGTAGTGCTGATAACTCGTCGCAGCCATCCCAAGGACAGCGAACTTCTAAACCCTATGTTGAAAACTCAGAATATTCAGAGCGGTTTCAGCATGTAAGATTCATAGACTGCGACAAAGCAGTGAGGCAGATTATATTTGAGTGCAGAAACTGCCAACAGGGCATACTTTGTAAATTTACGGGTGAGCCTGTAGTTGGAGAATATAACGGGCGACCTTCAATCATCCAAATTAAGGTTAAGTGCCCCAACTGTGAGCAAACGGCGATTAGATTGAGTACAGGAGAAGTGGTTTCAACAACAGCGATTCCTTCACCTTGGCAGCAATGATGGCACACACCCTCTTCAAGAGTGATTAGTAAGAGATATTAACGATTGATAATGCAAAAGCTGAGATTTTTACCCTCAATAATAACTGCACTAACGGCACTGACATTAACTAGTTGCAGTACTACTACTGCTGAACAGTATGAAGCTACAGCACTCACCAGTTACACCTGGCAAGCTAAGTATGCGAATAACCTAAAATTGACTTTGGGTGTGAATGATAATTCAGTTGAGAAAGCTGAACCTGTTAGCAAGTAGTGACCCACTCGTTACGTATTCAGCAAGAAGTTAAAGATCAAGACTGAATTGCTTTTCAACAAAAAATTGACATTAAAGTATAAATCAAAGAGTCAACGATGATCTAATTTAATTTCTGCTGCGTTGATAAAAAAGATTTCAAAAATTCCTTTTGGGGGCTATATGGGGGCTATATATACCCCAACAATAGATCGGGACTTTGGGGATATTTTGACACCTATATAGGGTATATATAGGTGCTAAATGGGGTATATTTGACTGATTAACATTTTGTACCCCATTTAGCCCCCAAGGGGTTATGATAAGCTCTTGAGATTAGGAAAGAAGGGGGAAGTTATTTTATTCTTCTTTCTCTTGCCCTTGCAGATCACTTGAACAGATAATTTTCACTTTCTCAAAGTGTATTACTTTTGTATTTATGTCAAACATTCACACGTTGCAAAAAATTTTTCCTGCGGGTTTCGATAACGGTTACGGAAGTCTCAAACTTTTAGTCGAAGGGTTTGAAGTAGTTCGTGTGCCGAGCTATATAACCAATGCCGAGATGGAAGATGTTCCAGGGCGTGTAGTTTTTAACGGCACTGCTTACACAGTCGGAGAGTCTGCTTACCGGACAGGGAATTATTTTGACCGCAACACAGACAATAATGAAAATAAAGTAAATAATGCGTTGTTGACTTTGTTGGGTGCATTGGCACATCTCCCACACCGTAAGGCTTGGCACTTAAAATTAGTCGTCAGCTTACATGATGTTGGTCTGGCTGAAGAATTGCAAAAAGTACTAAACGGAGAATATCAGCCAATACTTGCTGGCAAACAATCAGACGTGAAGATCGAAGTGCTGAAAGTTGTACTAGAAGGGATGGGTGCATTGTTTGGACATCCACTACCGAAAAAATTAACCATTTTAGACTTTGGCAATGGTACGACCCTGTATTCTCGTTACAACCGGGGTCAACGAGAAGTTCACACTGCTTACCCTATAGGTGTAGAAGTTCTCATCGATGATATCTCCCAAAAGATGAAGCATTTGAATGGCGGGAAAATCGGAGATCCATCCAAAATCCGATTTTGTTTGGAAATGGGGCATACCCGATACAGCCGTGACATCGATATTAAAGATATATACAGTGCTTCTTTAAAAGATTGGTATGAAAAATACTTGAAGAAAGTGGTGAATCTCACATTGGATGCCAAGCACCAAGGTGATGAAATCTGGGCGATAGGTGGAGGCTGCCTTTTACCAGGATTTAAAAAATTGTTAGAGAAGAACGGTTTCAAGATTCTCGACAATCCGGTGGAAGCCAATGTCTTTGGGCTTTTAGAGATGGCAAAAGCCATCAGCAGCAAGAATCCAGCATCTACATCTATTAAGTGATCGCAATGGCAGACAAACTTGACTTAACCCCAGAAAAAGTTCGGATCAAAGATAGCTACCGAGAGCGGATATTTGCAGAATCACAGCAACTAGGCAAGAGTTACCTGGAGACGCTTTACTTTATCATTGATTGTTATTTTGCTTTCAGAAAGGGTGCATTTCCCACACAACAAGTAGCTTTCACGCCAATTAATACTGAAGATAACAAACTCTCTTCAAGGACTGCAACTCCATTTGCAGAGGAGGAAGAAGAAGATTCTGATGGAGAAACATTCAGCCTTGATTTTGATTTGTAACGGGAATGTATTGGCACAAGAATGTAACAGGTTTAGCACAGTAAGTTCAAGATTTGAGTTTATAATCCAATCCGACTTCAAGACTTTGAGTTTAAGCAAGCAAAGTAGTCCAGTTAATCTAATTTTTGAAAGGCACTATTAATTACAGGACATCGAAATTATGAAGCTTGGTGGCATGAATGAGGATGAATTTGAATATTATGAAGACAATAATCCAGCACTGTCTAAAATCATACAGCGTAACATTCGGACTCTGATTCGCCTTCGACTTCAGGCTGCTAATAAACGAAATCTACAAGACCGAATTGCGGATATGATTACCTCTTTTTCAGGACATATAGTTTTTGTTTACGTACATATAGTCTGGTTTGGAGCTTGGATTGTTTTGAACACGGGAAGAATCGGCGTGCATCCGTTCGATCCATTCCCCTACGGACTATTGACAATGGTAGTATCTCTGGAAGCAATTTTTCTGTCAACATTTGTGTTAATTAGTCAAAACCGTCTGAGTGAAGAAAGTGAGTATCGAACAAACTTAAATTTACAAATTGCACTACTGACAGAGCATGAAGTCACACGAGTATTACAAATGCTTGATGCGATTCAAGACAAAATGGGCATTGATAATGATGAAGACAGTGAACTTGCAGACTTAGAAATGGAAACCAAGCCCGAAGATGTACTAACTGAAATTGAGCGGCTTCAGCAGTTAGCACTGAAGAGAAAAAAGCTGATTAAACGTAATTCTAGATAAAGACTGGAATAATCTTGAGGCAGTATGTTTTTTTTAACAGTGTTCTGTACCCTGTGGATTAAAAACAGTTTTAGGAGTAGCTTGCACCAGACAACAAAATAATAATTTATTCGGTTGTAGCTACAATCATTTGATTAGTGCAAGAGAGAAATTACATAGAAATTTTTATTGCTGAGGAAATATCCTTAAAAGCTGTAAAAGAATAGCTTCTAAACTGTGCAAAGCTGCGTTAGTAGTACGTTGATGCTCTAAAAAATTCTGTTGGTGCTGTTCATGACTATCACGCAGTTCCAGCAAAACGTCATCCAGTACAGCACTACGGGACAGGACACGATTAGTATTTTCAGTTAGTTCATTTACGTTATCACTAAGATTATTCAGTTTTGTAGTCAGATCAGAAAGGGCATTAGTATTTACTTCCTGTTTTGCAGTTAGCCCAGCTATAGCGGCTGTATTAACCTCTTGCTGTGTCGCTACTCTGACTAAAATTGCTTCGATAAGTTCTAATCGGCTTGGTTGGTTTGGTGTGTTTGTCATAGTATTTTCTAGTTTCCTCCCTCTATTCTAAAAACTCTACACCATTCCATTAACTGTGAATTTATTGTTTCTCAAGGTACTCGACAACGGTATCTGTTGCTTAAATCCTCCTCACCACCGAGCGATCGCTCTTAAAATTGAATAATCTGGGATGAATGGCTTACAGTGCTAGCGTAAAGTTCCCTTTTTGTCTCTATTTTACACAAATTTCTGTACGATGGCTCAAGCGCTACTCTAAGAGCGATCGCTTTGCGAAAAAGAAAATGAAAATTCTTGAATCGATACATCCAAATGAATCCGAAACAATTAGAAGACTCCATTTTTGAAGCTGTCTCTGACGTGATTGGAAGAGAATGGACAATTGAAGAAAAGCAGTTGATTCAAAATGATTCCGAATTGCTATCGTCGCCTAAAAGAATGGCTCAATAATTCCTTGAGTGATACTTGTTGGCATCCAGACAACTATAAAATAGTCCGAGACTTAAGTGCCCCTTCAAACTTCAGTCTCCCTATGAATTTGTTTGAAGATGAAGAGATTCACATTTCCTTCTAAAACCTCTTGTATTCGCCTCGTATTTGATTACGAGATTCCTAACGCTTCGCATAAATTTTGTGAACATTAAAATTTTCGGAAAAATACAATGGATATTCAATCTACACTTACCCAAGCTATTGAAGTTATAGTTATGAGCTTTGTTGCTCTGATGATTTTCGATTTTATCGACGGACTTTATGTTGTGCCATTACCACCTATTGCAATTGCACCCTCCAATGCCAGTTCCAAATCCACAGTAACAGCAACTCAATTTCAACCACTTAACACTAAACAACTAGAAGTCGAACCTCAACAAATCTCCTTCGTTACATCACATTTTGAGGAAATTTCTGACCCCTCTCGGCGCATTCACTGCCAGAATGAGTGCGGTAATCCTACTTGATGACAAAGTTAGATGGGTCTTGATCTCGTCGATGCTTAGTGGGAATGGGGGTTGGCTGCCCATCACCTGCAAGGGCTGCTGTTTTCTCCAAGGATTCCCTCAATCGCTTGGCTGCATAGATGGACATATCTCGCGGTACATTAATCCGATCACGCAAATATCGTAGAGCAACATCAGATCCCGATGGAGGTACACAGTCTTCACTGAGCATCATGTGTGTTAAAGCACAACGTAGGGCTTGATCAAACAATTTATCATCTAAGGGGTTAACTCGGATAATATTGACGCGGTGTTCGATAGTTCGTTGAAGAGCTTCCATACGGGAGTTTTCCGGTTCTGGATAAGTAACATCTGGTAGCCCAAACCACGGTCCATTATCCACCCGCGCTTTATTGAGAAGCATTTGGGTTTCGCCGTTTTCCCAACAACCCCCCATCTGAGGCGGCAAATCATGTACGTGGGTGTGAAAGTCGCTCTGAGTACCGCAGTAGGTTGGTCGGGTTTCCATTGCCGCAAACCAGAAGCTCAAACGAGGGTTTTTCTCTCGCAGTGAGTAGCCCTTGTAGTAGTAAAGACTCGCATTCATCCGTTCGAGATATGGCGTAAAAATGACATCGACGATGCCGAAGCCCGATAGAAAATAAGGGCTTGGGGTGCGACCCAGAGCCGACTCGACCTGAGCCACCACTCCGATAAATTGTTCTCGGTTGCGTTGTTCTTGTTGAGAGGAACCAGCTTTTGAACACAGCCAAGCGCACCATGCTCTAAATAAAAGTCGTTCTAATTGACGTAGTGGAAGCACCATGCGCTCTTCCATGCCTTGGTTCAATGGAGCAAATACCTTTTCCAAAGCGATCAAAATGTCATCGCTTTCTTTAATAATCCGTCCATCTAGCTCGATCGCGGGGAGTATTCCTGATGGTACCTTACGTTTGTACCAACTTTCTTTCTCCCCATAGCAGAACATTGTCACTTTTTCGATGCGGTAGGGGATCTGTTTTTCCTCTAGCCATAACCAAACTTTTTGACAGTAAGGACACCAGGCGTGGTTATCGCGGTACAGCGTTACCCGCACATCAGATTCTGGCTGACCAAACAACCGCAACCTGGCTCTAGCGTTGGTAAGACCATTAACGGTATCTATTTGATAGTCCGTGAGGGTTTCTAGTTCTTGCCAGCTTAAGGGTGCGGTAGTCATAGGGGGAGTTGCGTCGGGCAATACTTAGGGCAATTCTATACTCTACAATATTTTCAATTACACCAAGGCTTAATTTAATACTTTTTACATCGCTGCCTTCTCCCAAGAGGAGACGCTAACTAAAATCGATCTGCTCAGAGCGTAGGTGCAGCCCTCACTTCTTAAGCTGCGCGGCAGCGTCCCATAGGGAAGGAGTACGACAAAGCTTGTGACTGTCGTAGACATCGCAGGCAAGTTTTACTCTGAGAATGAGGGCGACTCCCTCCCGTTCCTGTTTCTTAGAGGAAACAGGCTACCGTCTAGCTGATGTGCTTGCCAAAGCTGTTCGGTAAGAGATAAAAAATATACGACCTCTTTTCTTCTCCACTGACATGATATGAGTGGTTTTTGATTTTACTAGAGCGATCGCTTAGGTTTTGGGATAATTGGAGTGACGGTATCAACGAGTTCTAAGCTGTCAAGAGAAAATTAATCTCAGTAGACATTCATGTATAGGACTTATATTTGATTTCTGAATAAAACTCCATACACTTTCATTTCTTTCTTCTTCCCTGTTCCCTGTCCCCTCGCTATCGTCCAAGCGCAGCGCTTCGCTCACCACGCAAGTAATTTCAGGAATCAAAGACGCTCGGTGACTCGCTACCGCTTCGCTATCGGATTGCTATATCATCATTGAAGTGTCAATTGTTGTTAGAGTTTTTTCCCTTGATAATCTTAAATCTTCTATGCCTCGAAAAACCTCACCTTCATCCCACTCGACTGTTACAACTCCACTGGCTCTCTCTCAATTACATATCCGCTTACAGTTTCTAGAAAAATCACACCAATCACTACTCAAGCAGATTAAGAGAAAACGGACAGAACTGAATAACTTTGTTGAACAGACGCGAATTTTCGCCACAGAAATTTTTCATCAAGCTAGTCCCAGTTTTCAGAAAATGGCTGAGTTAGACCAGGATATTCATGCTCTATTTGATGAAATATTTACTACTAGAAAGTTTGGTAAACAAACTCTAAAAAACATAGAAGCAGTTTATCTTAACCTCCAGTTGACAAGAATCAT from the Nostoc sp. C052 genome contains:
- a CDS encoding glutathione S-transferase family protein, which codes for MTTAPLSWQELETLTDYQIDTVNGLTNARARLRLFGQPESDVRVTLYRDNHAWCPYCQKVWLWLEEKQIPYRIEKVTMFCYGEKESWYKRKVPSGILPAIELDGRIIKESDDILIALEKVFAPLNQGMEERMVLPLRQLERLLFRAWCAWLCSKAGSSQQEQRNREQFIGVVAQVESALGRTPSPYFLSGFGIVDVIFTPYLERMNASLYYYKGYSLREKNPRLSFWFAAMETRPTYCGTQSDFHTHVHDLPPQMGGCWENGETQMLLNKARVDNGPWFGLPDVTYPEPENSRMEALQRTIEHRVNIIRVNPLDDKLFDQALRCALTHMMLSEDCVPPSGSDVALRYLRDRINVPRDMSIYAAKRLRESLEKTAALAGDGQPTPIPTKHRRDQDPSNFVIK